Below is a genomic region from Panthera tigris isolate Pti1 chromosome E1, P.tigris_Pti1_mat1.1, whole genome shotgun sequence.
CGAAGGGCGGCCGTGCAGCTCGGAAGTGCAGGATCGGAACCCGAGGCTTCGGCCTTTCCTGAGGGAGGAGAGGCGTCGTGGgctcggctctgtgctggccttcGGGACGCCCGGACGCGCCAGACATGCGCACCTGTGGCCGCCCCGCAGCCTTCACCGCTGTCCGGCCCTGAGGTGCCCTCCAGTGGGAGGACGGGCCAGGCAGGGACACTGGTCTCTGGGGCCCGAGTCGCCCAGGAAATGGGTTCACCTGTGCTGGGCCTGGCAGCTTTGTGGCTGCAGGCGGCCTTCCCCGGGGAGGAAGGTTCTGCGCACTGGCTGCTCTGTTTCCTGGCGGGGTAGGGGTGGTGACCCGTGTGTGACCCAGGCCCTccttggaggggctcctgggcccCACGCACCTGAGAGTCTTCGTGGCAATAGAAGCCTTTCCTGATCTTGTTCTCGTCCACGTCACAGAAAGCAACCACCTGGGGGTGCAGGACACCAGCCTCAGGGACGGGGAGGGTGGGAGgcgtggggcagagggggaggacagggagggggacggGGACCCACCTTGCGCCGCATCCCGGCTGTCAGGCTGCGATAGAGCCGGCGGCCTTGCCTGCCCGCGTTCCAGATGGTGAAGGTGGCCCAGTGTGGCAGCGCCCGCTCTTCCAGAAAGCGCACGCGATGGGTCCAGATGGTGGTCCTGTGGGggcacggggggagggggggtgaacGACGTGGGCGGGGCCCCCAGCTGTCCCCAGACCTTCCTCCCTACCCGGCATTGGCTGAAGGAATGAAGGGTGAACGAGGGCCACGCTGCCTCACCCACCCTCACACCCAGTGGTGCATGCCTTTCTCAGGGCCGTGTCCTCACGGACCCAAGGGACACCAGGCACAGACCCTGGGGAGCCTGAGGGGACGTAGCCACCCCAATGTCAGGTGAGCTCAGGCAAGCACAAGAGCCTGGGCATGTCCCAAGAGCCGCCTGGAGGTGAAGGTTTCCTGCGGGAGCTTCCCGCCTGGTCCACGTGGGGACCCCTCCATAGGCGCCTTGCTACAAGCAGACTGGAGGCCCAGCCActacgggggtggggggctggcacACTCAGCTGTTTCCTGTTTAATGTGGTCACACGTGAAAAGGGCCTAAATCACAGGCATGAAAGCATCGCTAAGAATTtggagggcaggggcacctgggtggctcagctggttcaatGTCCGGCTCtagattgcagctcaggtcatgatcccagggtcatgagattgagccccacgttgggctctgtgctgacagcttggagcctgcttgggattcattctctctcactctctctgccccttccccgacttgctctctaataaataaacttattatcGCCATGCCCCAGCGTGTTTGTGGACGTTTGAAGACGTGCCCCAGCCCTGACCCAGGAGCTCAGGGATGAGGCAGCGCAAGGGGCCATGCAGAGGAGCCACCCACACCTCCAGTCTGCTCAGGTGTCCGGGGCCCTGAGATGCCGGCACGTGATGATACAATTTAGAAACTGTCACAAACACACATGCCTTATGGAAAACAGGACAGTTCCCGCAGCAGCATGGCCAGCAACCCGCAGACCAGAACGTGCCCACGCGCTACGGCCTTCCTGTCCCTGGGCGGCCGCTGGGTCAGAGAGGCCATAGGAGAAGGTGGTGCTCACACGGGAAGGGCAGCGGGCAGCACGTGCGGTCAGGGAGCCATTGCATGTGGTCCAAGTGGAAAGACGCGGGGAAGGCGTGACCGCCGCGCACCCACCGTGCTGGCCTTGGCCGCGGGGCTGGGAAGGTGGCCGCGGGAAATAGGGTGAAAATTGCCCAATGAGGTAACCGCTGGCCATCCCCAGTTTAAAATACAAGGACAACCCGGGAGAGCTCTCACAGGGGGGCCTCTCGGCAGAGTCTGAGGAAATTCAACTCCCGACAAGCCCGAGGGTGTAATTAAAGCTCATTACTCTGAGGTTTTGCCACTCACAGCTCAAAGCATTTAATCCAACACAGAAACTAACATGAGATCACTTCTTTTGTGTTGTGGGTGGCAAAGCCTCACGctgcaaaaaagagagaaacctctCAACATAAAAGACAGTGATCCCATGCAAACAAGATGAGGGCGTGTGGGGACAAAGCCCAGTGGCCGGCAGCTGGTCCTTCCTGGACACGCGGGCTCCTGCCACACTGTGGGTCACCACTGAGTCCTACAGAGAGATCCCTTTCCACTGTCTTCTGAGAATCTAAGGTGAGGACACATGGATGGGAACATTCACGATGATGACAGAGGAGAGCCCCGACGTCCCACCCCTGATGGCACATGGAGAAGGTCCCACCCCTGATGGCcgtggggggggggttcccaaTGTCCCAGCCCTGATGGCATGTGGTGGAGTCCCACCCCTGATGGCATGTGTGGGGGGGTTCCCAATGTCCCAGCTCTGATGGCATGTTGGGGGGGGGTTCCCAATGTCCCACCCCTGACAGCACGTTGGGGGGGGGTTCCCAATGTCCCAGCCCTGATggcacgggggggggggttcccaaTGTCCCCTATGTCATGGATCTAATTTCTATCTAGTTCTAATTACTGTCACCAAACGCTGGATCCAGTCCCACGTGCACACGCCAGCGGCAATTCCCCCCCACTGTGGAGTAGTTGTGATGTCGAACAGCATGCTTTCTGCCTGGTGGGAGTGCTTCCAGGAAGCACCATCCCACAAAAgcatcttttgtgtctggcctctttaGTGACCATATTGCTTTGACATTAACCCCGGTCCCTGTGTCTATCAGTGGTTATCTGTTCAATTattgatggccatttgggttgttcccagtTCTTGGCTATATCAGCAGCGATATGTTGAACGATGCTTTCACGTCTCTTGCCTAAACACCCACACGTGGACTGCTGGGGCACCGGggatattaattaatttaaagaatgCCAGGTTTCCAGAGAGGATGTACTTTTACACTCCTGAGAGCAGAGTATGACAGTTCTGGTAGAGCCACACTCTTTCACCCGTTAGAATTGGCAGACGTTACCTTTAGCCCTTCTGTTGGAGGTGTAGAGGGTttacattatttacatattaCACGGTATTGCTTTGTGAAATGTTGTGTTTGTTGAAGTATTCTGCCTTTCTTCGTGGGTGCTCGGGGTCCTGTACGCGCCTCCCATTTGGTCCCTTCAGATACATGGATTGTGAACGTCTCCTCTCAGAATGCAGTCTGCCACTCAACCTCCGAACGGTGTCTCTTGATGagcaaaggtttttaatttttatcaagtcCACTTTATGAAGTTTTAAATGGTGAATGCTTCTCACATCCTCACTGAGAAGTTTTTGTCTGCCCTGAAGTTGTGAAGACGTCCCCTAGTGTTTGCTCCAGATGCTTTCTACTTTGgctgtttctgtatttttatctaaGATCCACCTGGAATTAGTTTTTCTGTATggtttgtgattttctttctttttttttctcatgtgaatATCTAGTTCCACTTGTTGAAAATACTTTCCTTTTCCACTGAATGCCTTTGGAgactttgttgaaaatcaatctGTGATACGATTTTGAGTGTATTTCTGGATTGTTTCCCTGGTCTCTCTCAATGCTGTTGCTGTTTCCTGACCGCCGTGTAAGACTTCagagtaagtcttgaaatctaGCGCGGGGAGTCCTcaaattttgctctttttaaggCTGTTTTGGCCATTCTGGGTCCTTCAGTTTTCCACAAGGATTTCAGAACCAAGATATCAATTTCCACAAAGAAGCCAGCAGGCTCCTGTCCTGGGACCGCGAGTTTGGGAAGAATGAGCACCAACGTTACTGAGTCTTCAGACCACGAAGGTGGCGCCCCTGCGTCCGCCCTACAGGGTTTCCTGGATTTCCTGCAGCACTTTGCAGACATACACACACCTTGTGAAATTTACCCACAAGCATTTTATGTTTGGTGCCACCACAAAGATGCCTTAACTGTGTTTTCAATCGTTCATGGCAAATGCGTGGATTGTGTGCCCCGGCTGAATTCTATAAATTGTGACCATTTTAGTTtcatcaaattaaatttttttctaatttcctgtgtgattttttttccccttggttgcctaatttccaagtattttggaCTTTTAGGATGTGttaatgatttctaatttaattctatgTGGTTATAAAACATACCTTGTATGACTGCAATCATTTGAAATTGATTCAGAGTTGTTTTCTGGTCCAAAGTATTGTCCATCTTGCATCTTAAAGGGACAACGTCTTCTGTGGTCGAGTGTATGTCCCGAGTCAGGTCACGGTTACCAGTGTGACTCCAGTACCCTGGCAGACTTCCCTGTTTCTCTCGGTTACTGGAACGTGGCACAAAACCTCCAACTGTAGCTGCGGACTGTTTCTGTTGGGGTTTTTCACGTGGAGACTGTGATTAGACACACAGA
It encodes:
- the B3GNTL1 gene encoding UDP-GlcNAc:betaGal beta-1,3-N-acetylglucosaminyltransferase-like protein 1 isoform X3; amino-acid sequence: MEVCAGLTTDTYVVSPDQRLGTELDDVMMPQRVRLQLEAAAQHPTSIVGCQVRRDPPNSTERYTRWINQLAPDQLLTQVFTSNGPTVIMPTWFCSRAWFSHVGPFDEGGQGEPEDLLFFYSHLRKGGGVIRVDQSLLLYRYHPNAATHSVLETTIWTHRVRFLEERALPHWATFTIWNAGRQGRRLYRSLTAGMRRKVVAFCDVDENKIRKGFYCHEDSQVRGAQEPLQGGPGSHTGHHPYPARKQSSQCAEPSSPGKAACSHKAARPSTGEPISWATRAPETSVPAWPVLPLEGTSGPDSGEGCGAATGAHVWRVRASRRPAQSRAHDASPPSGKAEASGSDPALPSCTAALRHLREAGECQPWLGSTDDGVAGTRPQLWDQDV
- the B3GNTL1 gene encoding UDP-GlcNAc:betaGal beta-1,3-N-acetylglucosaminyltransferase-like protein 1 isoform X5; this encodes MMPQRVRLQLEAAAQHPTSIVGCQVRRDPPNSTERYTRWINQLAPDQLLTQVFTSNGPTVIMPTWFCSRAWFSHVGPFDEGGQGEPEDLLFFYSHLRKGGGVIRVDQSLLLYRYHPNAATHSVLETTIWTHRVRFLEERALPHWATFTIWNAGRQGRRLYRSLTAGMRRKVVAFCDVDENKIRKGFYCHEDSQVRGAQEPLQGGPGSHTGHHPYPARKQSSQCAEPSSPGKAACSHKAARPSTGEPISWATRAPETSVPAWPVLPLEGTSGPDSGEGCGAATGAHVWRVRASRRPAQSRAHDASPPSGKAEASGSDPALPSCTAALRHLREAGECQPWLGSTDDGVAGTRPQLWDQDV